The Lysobacter enzymogenes genome window below encodes:
- a CDS encoding SH3 domain-containing protein, whose translation MPPVAAEAPVATEVLYVDAASLNQRASPHGPVVGSLAGGSAVEVHERREGWIRVSRPGEREQWVSASHLCAEAGCYRTRQSGRSTSKAAAGSARRTPARTYRHGSYEDGTCPCSGRRVCIGPRGGRYCITSGGNKRYGV comes from the coding sequence ATGCCCCCCGTGGCGGCGGAGGCGCCGGTTGCGACGGAGGTCCTGTATGTCGATGCGGCCTCGCTGAACCAACGCGCTTCGCCGCATGGCCCCGTGGTCGGATCGCTGGCCGGCGGTTCGGCGGTCGAAGTGCACGAGCGGCGCGAGGGGTGGATCCGGGTATCGCGGCCTGGGGAACGCGAACAATGGGTTTCGGCTTCGCATCTGTGCGCTGAAGCAGGTTGCTACCGGACGCGGCAAAGCGGGCGATCGACCTCCAAGGCGGCCGCCGGGTCTGCTCGCAGGACGCCCGCCCGTACGTATCGCCACGGCAGCTACGAAGACGGCACGTGTCCGTGCTCGGGCCGCCGGGTATGCATCGGTCCGCGCGGCGGGCGGTACTGCATTACATCAGGCGGCAACAAGCGCTACGGGGTGTGA
- the thrC gene encoding threonine synthase, whose translation MNFLSTRGQTAPTPIDAALAAGLAPDGGLYVPATIPPLTRPLAALSLPETAHALLAPYFAESALRERLGAICAQAFSFDAPLRALNPPDSWLLELFHGPTAAFKDYAARFLAAALAGLRAPDAADTTIVVATSGDTGAAVASAFHRRTGFRVLILYPDGRVSPRQAHGLGCWGDNVQALRVDGDFDACQRLAKQALGDEALRAQVPLSSANSISLGRLLPQAAYYAHAAAQYYAGHGEPLNFIVPTGNLGNACAALVAKRMGAPVGELRLATNANDTLPRYFGGADYAPQPTRATLANAMDVGAPSNFERLRHWHRDDAELRAAIRAEGVDDATIVETLRAAPGRYGIVPCPHTATGLRVLESLRAHGDERPWAVAATAHPSKFDSIVEPLVGHAVPPPPALAESLARPASAEAMPADYAVLRERLLRTAVDEHRMHTAALP comes from the coding sequence ATGAACTTCCTCAGCACGCGCGGCCAGACCGCGCCCACGCCGATCGACGCCGCGCTCGCCGCCGGCCTCGCGCCCGACGGCGGTCTCTACGTTCCCGCCACGATCCCGCCGTTGACCCGGCCGCTGGCCGCGCTGTCGCTGCCCGAAACCGCGCACGCGTTGCTCGCCCCCTATTTCGCTGAGTCGGCGCTGCGCGAACGCCTCGGCGCGATCTGCGCGCAGGCGTTCTCGTTCGACGCGCCGCTGCGCGCGCTGAACCCGCCCGACAGCTGGCTGCTGGAGCTGTTCCACGGCCCCACCGCCGCGTTCAAGGACTACGCCGCGCGTTTCCTCGCCGCCGCGCTGGCCGGATTGCGCGCGCCCGATGCGGCCGACACCACGATCGTCGTCGCCACCTCCGGCGACACCGGCGCCGCGGTCGCCAGCGCGTTCCATCGCCGGACCGGATTCCGCGTGCTGATCCTGTATCCCGACGGCCGCGTCTCCCCGCGCCAGGCCCACGGCCTGGGCTGCTGGGGCGACAACGTGCAGGCGCTGCGCGTGGACGGCGATTTCGACGCCTGCCAGCGTCTGGCCAAGCAGGCGCTCGGCGACGAGGCGCTGCGCGCGCAGGTGCCGCTGAGTTCGGCCAACAGCATCAGCCTCGGCCGGCTGCTGCCGCAGGCGGCGTACTACGCGCATGCCGCCGCGCAGTACTACGCCGGCCACGGCGAGCCGCTGAACTTCATCGTCCCCACCGGCAACCTCGGCAATGCCTGCGCCGCGCTGGTGGCCAAGCGCATGGGCGCGCCGGTCGGCGAACTGCGCCTGGCGACGAACGCCAACGACACCTTGCCGCGTTACTTCGGCGGCGCCGACTACGCCCCTCAGCCGACCCGCGCGACCCTGGCCAATGCGATGGACGTCGGCGCGCCCAGCAACTTCGAGCGCTTGCGCCACTGGCACCGCGACGACGCCGAGCTGCGCGCGGCGATCCGCGCCGAAGGCGTGGACGACGCGACCATCGTCGAGACCTTGCGCGCCGCACCCGGGCGCTACGGAATCGTCCCCTGCCCGCATACCGCGACCGGCTTGCGCGTGCTGGAGTCGTTGCGCGCGCACGGCGACGAGCGGCCGTGGGCGGTCGCCGCCACCGCGCATCCGTCCAAGTTCGACAGCATCGTCGAGCCGCTGGTCGGGCACGCGGTGCCGCCGCCCCCGGCGCTGGCCGAATCGCTGGCGCGACCGGCGTCGGCAGAAGCGATGCCGGCGGACTATGCGGTGTTGCGCGAACGCTTGCTGCGAACCGCCGTCGACGAGCACCGTATGCATACAGCCGCCCTGCCGTGA
- a CDS encoding homoserine kinase, with the protein MSAALPSADDAADATPAPHAPAPQARAFAPGSVGNIGVGFDVLGHSIEGVRDVATVRRIDEPIVRIRAIRGAVPGADALPLEAARNTAGKALISLRDRLGLEHGFELELDKGIPLGSGLGGSAASCVAALVAANAVLARPLSREALYEFALDGESVSSGSRHGDNVAPMLLGGVVMATSTRMIPLAAPDWLYAVVVHPDQVLETRRARAVLADPYPLAQVVKQSAHLALFLTGLQRGDAGLLREGLVDLLVEPRRAPLIPGFAAVKAAALEHAALGASISGAGPSCFAWFASRADAAAAAPAMRQAFADAGFDSRAYVTPVAGPRAEVLD; encoded by the coding sequence ATGAGCGCTGCCCTTCCTTCCGCCGACGACGCGGCCGACGCGACGCCCGCGCCGCACGCACCCGCGCCGCAGGCGCGCGCGTTCGCGCCCGGCAGCGTCGGCAACATCGGCGTGGGCTTCGATGTGCTCGGCCATTCGATCGAAGGCGTGCGCGATGTCGCCACGGTGCGGCGCATCGACGAACCGATCGTGCGCATCCGCGCGATCCGCGGCGCGGTGCCCGGCGCCGACGCGCTGCCGCTGGAGGCCGCGCGCAATACCGCCGGGAAGGCGCTGATTTCGCTGCGCGACAGGCTCGGGCTGGAACACGGCTTCGAACTGGAACTGGACAAGGGCATTCCGCTCGGCTCGGGGCTCGGCGGTTCGGCCGCTTCTTGCGTCGCCGCCTTGGTCGCGGCCAACGCGGTGCTGGCGCGGCCGCTGTCGCGCGAGGCCTTGTACGAGTTCGCGCTCGACGGCGAATCGGTGTCCAGCGGCAGCCGCCATGGCGACAACGTCGCGCCGATGCTGCTCGGCGGCGTGGTCATGGCGACCTCGACGCGGATGATTCCGCTGGCCGCGCCGGACTGGTTGTACGCGGTGGTGGTGCATCCCGACCAGGTGCTGGAAACCCGGCGCGCGCGCGCGGTGCTGGCCGATCCGTATCCGCTGGCGCAGGTGGTCAAGCAGAGCGCGCATCTGGCGCTGTTCCTGACCGGCCTGCAGCGCGGCGACGCCGGCCTGTTGCGCGAAGGGCTGGTCGACCTGCTGGTGGAACCGCGGCGCGCGCCGCTGATCCCCGGCTTCGCCGCGGTCAAGGCCGCGGCGCTGGAACACGCCGCGCTCGGCGCCAGCATTTCCGGCGCCGGACCGAGCTGCTTCGCCTGGTTCGCCTCGCGCGCCGACGCCGCCGCGGCCGCGCCGGCGATGCGCCAGGCCTTCGCCGACGCCGGTTTCGATTCGCGCGCCTACGTCACCCCGGTGGCCGGGCCGCGCGCGGAGGTACTCGACTGA
- the thrA gene encoding bifunctional aspartate kinase/homoserine dehydrogenase I, whose translation MSSAPPQTALDAQPEAAAVEDHLAAEDAAANASAFSPTRHAHKFGGSSLADADRYRVAVGLLDDGARERIAVVSAMQGVTDALVGLVNAQERGRDWKPGWSALRERHLDAAQSLDPHRRHGVLEALEAEFVQLREMLEKMHSRDEKTPQVVAGLGEVWSSYLLHAALGGDAAGWARLDARDVLVAHASEMGMAVNWQLSRKNLAEWRERHRAANVVVTGFIARDEYGHAVTLGRNGSDYSAGIFANLFDADALTIWTDVDGVLSADPRLVPDAVCLPSMSYAEACELAYFGAKVLHPQTMAPVQKRGIPLRIRNTRNPQAHGTLISPSAQPGDTPVKGLSLVHDLAVLELVGNGMVGVPGAAERLFGALSAAGVSVIMISQGSSEHSICCVVRADQAERGRKTVIAAFAGAMADGQAQHVQLTQDICVLAAVGDGMVGQPGVAARLFDGLAKARINLRAIAQGAGERNISVAIAARDATRALRAAHSAFWLSPQCISIGVIGPGKVGRALLAQLAAAQPRFQRETRPQHRLDLRLRALADSRRMHLAPRALAFDAHALDADSEPLDLERFAAHVRAEHIPHALIVDCSGSEAVAARYPEWLAAGIHVVTPSKHAGAGPLERYEAIRDAARHGGQFRYEATVGAGLPVIQTLRSLLDTGDELTEVEGILSGTLAWLFNRYDGRTPFSQLVREAHELGYTEPDPRDDLSGTDVARKLVILAREAGRPLSLEQIEVESLVPEQLREVSKDEFFQRLDELDAPLQQRFDAAREAGLSLRYLARLDRDGRASVGVVTPQPGHAALHGALTDNLIQFRTRRYADNPLVVQGPGAGPDVTAAGVFGDLLTIAQTLGARA comes from the coding sequence ATGTCGTCCGCCCCACCCCAAACCGCTCTCGACGCCCAGCCCGAAGCGGCCGCGGTCGAAGATCACCTTGCCGCCGAGGATGCCGCCGCAAATGCGTCCGCGTTCTCTCCGACGCGCCACGCGCACAAGTTCGGCGGCAGCAGCCTCGCCGATGCCGACCGCTACCGGGTAGCGGTAGGCCTGCTCGACGACGGCGCGCGCGAACGCATCGCCGTGGTCTCGGCGATGCAGGGCGTGACCGACGCGCTGGTGGGTCTGGTCAACGCGCAGGAACGCGGCCGCGACTGGAAGCCGGGCTGGAGCGCGCTGCGCGAACGCCACCTCGACGCCGCGCAGTCGCTCGACCCGCACCGCCGCCACGGCGTGCTGGAAGCGCTCGAGGCCGAGTTCGTGCAGCTGCGCGAGATGCTCGAAAAAATGCATTCGCGCGACGAAAAAACCCCGCAGGTGGTGGCCGGCCTGGGCGAGGTCTGGTCCTCGTACCTGCTGCATGCTGCGCTCGGCGGCGACGCCGCGGGCTGGGCGCGGCTGGACGCGCGCGACGTGCTGGTCGCGCACGCCAGCGAAATGGGCATGGCGGTGAACTGGCAGCTCAGCCGCAAGAATCTGGCCGAATGGCGCGAACGCCACCGCGCCGCCAACGTGGTGGTCACCGGCTTCATCGCGCGCGACGAATACGGCCACGCGGTGACCCTGGGCCGCAACGGCAGCGATTACTCCGCCGGCATCTTCGCCAACCTGTTCGACGCCGACGCGCTGACCATCTGGACCGACGTCGACGGCGTGCTCTCGGCCGATCCGCGGCTGGTGCCCGATGCGGTCTGCCTGCCGTCGATGTCGTACGCCGAGGCCTGCGAACTGGCGTATTTCGGCGCCAAGGTGCTGCACCCGCAGACGATGGCGCCGGTGCAGAAACGCGGCATTCCGCTGCGCATCCGCAACACCCGCAACCCGCAGGCGCACGGCACCCTGATCAGCCCGAGCGCGCAGCCCGGCGACACGCCGGTCAAAGGCCTGAGCCTGGTCCACGACCTGGCGGTGCTGGAACTGGTCGGCAACGGCATGGTCGGCGTACCCGGCGCGGCCGAGCGGCTGTTCGGCGCGCTCAGCGCCGCCGGCGTGTCGGTCATCATGATTTCGCAGGGTTCTTCCGAACATTCGATCTGCTGCGTGGTGCGCGCAGATCAGGCCGAGCGCGGCCGCAAAACGGTCATCGCCGCATTCGCCGGCGCGATGGCCGACGGCCAGGCCCAGCACGTGCAACTGACCCAAGACATCTGCGTGTTGGCCGCGGTCGGCGACGGCATGGTCGGTCAGCCCGGCGTGGCCGCGCGCTTGTTCGACGGCCTGGCCAAGGCGCGGATCAATCTGCGCGCGATCGCCCAGGGCGCGGGCGAGCGCAACATCTCCGTGGCGATCGCCGCGCGCGACGCTACCCGCGCCTTGCGCGCTGCGCATTCGGCGTTCTGGCTGTCGCCGCAGTGCATTTCGATCGGCGTGATCGGCCCCGGCAAGGTCGGCCGCGCCCTGCTCGCGCAGCTGGCCGCCGCGCAGCCGCGCTTCCAGCGCGAAACCCGTCCGCAGCACCGCCTGGACCTGCGCCTGCGCGCGCTGGCCGACAGCCGGCGCATGCATCTGGCGCCGCGCGCGCTGGCGTTCGACGCGCACGCGCTCGACGCCGACTCCGAACCGCTGGACCTGGAGCGCTTCGCCGCACACGTGCGCGCCGAGCACATCCCGCACGCGCTGATCGTCGATTGCAGCGGCTCCGAAGCGGTCGCCGCGCGCTATCCCGAATGGCTCGCCGCCGGCATCCACGTGGTAACGCCGAGCAAACACGCCGGCGCCGGCCCGCTGGAGCGTTACGAAGCCATCCGCGACGCCGCCCGCCACGGCGGCCAGTTCCGCTACGAAGCCACCGTCGGCGCCGGCCTGCCGGTGATCCAGACCCTGCGCTCGCTGCTCGACACCGGCGACGAGCTGACCGAAGTCGAAGGCATCCTGTCGGGCACGCTGGCGTGGCTGTTCAACCGTTACGACGGCCGCACCCCGTTTTCGCAGCTGGTGCGCGAGGCGCACGAACTGGGCTACACCGAGCCCGACCCGCGCGACGACCTGTCCGGCACCGACGTCGCGCGCAAGCTGGTGATCCTGGCGCGCGAAGCCGGGCGGCCGCTGTCGCTGGAGCAGATCGAGGTCGAGAGCCTGGTGCCCGAGCAACTGCGCGAGGTCTCCAAGGACGAGTTCTTCCAGCGCCTGGACGAACTCGACGCGCCGTTGCAGCAGCGTTTCGACGCCGCGCGCGAGGCCGGGCTGAGCCTGCGCTACCTCGCCCGCCTCGACCGCGACGGCCGCGCCAGCGTCGGCGTGGTCACGCCACAGCCTGGCCATGCGGCCTTGCACGGCGCGCTCACCGACAACCTGATCCAGTTCCGCACGCGCCGTTACGCCGATAATCCGCTGGTGGTGCAAGGCCCGGGCGCCGGCCCGGACGTCACCGCCGCCGGCGTGTTCGGCGACCTGCTGACCATCGCCCAGACCCTCGGAGCCCGTGCATGA
- a CDS encoding YbhB/YbcL family Raf kinase inhibitor-like protein, whose protein sequence is MFRFPMFSASFPRIRRAASAALLAAGLSLSAFAQADEFVLQSADLHEGDTVPGLHLLPACNGGNVSPALEWKNPPAGTRSFAVTVFDPDAPTGNGWWHWAVVNLPAATTALERGAKPPAGALQLRNDFGAAGYSGPCPPPGKPHRYEFTVWALKSDKLRLDANTKAALGGFMARADALGHATITVQYGRPK, encoded by the coding sequence ATGTTCCGTTTCCCGATGTTTTCCGCCTCGTTCCCGCGCATCCGCCGGGCCGCGTCCGCCGCGCTGCTGGCCGCCGGGCTGTCGCTGAGCGCGTTCGCCCAGGCCGACGAATTCGTCCTGCAAAGCGCCGACCTGCACGAAGGCGACACCGTGCCGGGCCTGCACCTGCTGCCGGCCTGCAACGGCGGCAACGTTTCGCCGGCGCTGGAATGGAAGAACCCGCCGGCCGGCACGCGCAGCTTCGCGGTGACCGTGTTCGACCCCGACGCGCCCACCGGCAACGGCTGGTGGCACTGGGCGGTGGTCAACCTGCCAGCCGCCACCACCGCGCTGGAACGCGGCGCCAAGCCGCCGGCCGGCGCGCTGCAACTGCGCAACGACTTCGGCGCGGCCGGCTACAGCGGCCCCTGCCCGCCGCCGGGCAAGCCACACCGCTACGAATTCACGGTGTGGGCGCTCAAGAGCGACAAGCTCAGGCTCGACGCCAACACCAAGGCCGCGCTGGGCGGGTTCATGGCCCGCGCCGACGCGCTCGGCCACGCGACGATCACCGTGCAGTACGGCCGGCCCAAATAA